The following coding sequences are from one Candidatus Babeliales bacterium window:
- a CDS encoding secretin N-terminal domain-containing protein, producing MIKKLKLSVFFSLIAFNICMYTSLYSEEVINDLTEDVVEQKQEPKDFNFNYDNEPIDTIINQLAALKNLNVILPQGDSLTTKVTLHVENKITLTEAWDILTTLLDVAGFLIIPQESMIRIVKSSKELSREPTPTYIGVSPEDLPNNDQSIRYLYYLANIKISDDPNNELNGILKDILPENAFFKGDSATNSILLIGKANDIRAAMKIIIDLDKVNFQEKVDIIPLLHTSASLVAELINTQLIKSGNTNPYHLDTKKTKEIPYFSGFTKIIPEVRLNKLIILGRPQAISRLKDFIKKYIDIAPDTGKSILHVYQLQYLNARELAPVLERIVQGGGSGGPSQASAGESSKGGIERFFDKVIIHTDSPINEGGDNANNPDKRERFTYYGGNNLVIAARNDDWKQIKKLIEELDTPQKTVLIEVLIADLTVEDSRTLGSMMRTPDKVPLPDSIEFQSAMLGQPIPSELPALPTTTIESDLLSNAYNPDGTLANPSTGGVANIATFAESGTTLLSLNDNDGKTWSIWELLQLFTNSKILSHPHVMARNNNVAVVSIGQTRWLTDKVKDIAGNYYGGATTIQLKPISANLTVKITPRISSASTVNLQVLVEINEFLSDRSNTQTIRKLETNANIKNGGIFALGGLIRTRSATSIREVPFFGRIPILGWFFKNKSNDVIKNNLTVFISPTIIEPRLREGINDYTQDYINVAKHDIHYNLFDSLKDPVTRWFFTQELDTEKAIDEFTAKDVTLPANEVIKKKEYLKKSFNQQRIIDASTDILTHKPDGTVAHNDDNRLNDLKERIENEPNPFIQA from the coding sequence ATGATAAAAAAATTAAAATTAAGCGTATTTTTTTCACTTATTGCTTTCAATATTTGCATGTATACATCTCTCTACTCGGAAGAAGTTATAAATGACTTAACAGAAGATGTCGTAGAACAAAAACAAGAGCCAAAAGATTTTAATTTTAATTATGATAATGAACCAATTGATACTATCATTAATCAATTAGCTGCTTTAAAAAATCTCAATGTTATTTTGCCACAAGGTGATAGCCTTACTACAAAAGTGACGTTACATGTCGAAAACAAAATAACATTAACAGAAGCATGGGATATTCTTACCACTCTTCTAGACGTCGCTGGTTTTTTAATAATTCCTCAAGAATCTATGATAAGAATAGTAAAAAGCAGTAAAGAACTATCTCGTGAACCAACGCCCACATACATAGGAGTTAGTCCTGAAGATTTACCTAATAATGATCAGTCTATTCGTTATCTTTATTATCTCGCCAACATAAAAATTTCTGATGATCCAAATAATGAATTAAATGGTATTTTAAAAGATATTTTACCAGAAAATGCTTTTTTTAAGGGAGATTCTGCAACAAATAGTATTCTTTTAATAGGAAAAGCAAATGACATTCGAGCAGCGATGAAAATTATCATTGATCTTGATAAGGTTAATTTTCAAGAAAAAGTTGATATCATCCCTCTGCTACATACTTCAGCTAGTCTTGTTGCTGAACTGATCAATACACAGTTAATAAAATCAGGTAACACTAATCCTTATCATCTTGATACAAAAAAAACAAAGGAAATACCTTACTTTTCTGGATTTACCAAAATAATTCCTGAGGTTCGTTTAAATAAATTAATTATTCTTGGTCGTCCTCAAGCGATAAGTAGATTAAAAGATTTTATTAAGAAATATATTGATATTGCTCCTGATACCGGCAAATCAATATTACATGTCTATCAATTACAATATCTTAATGCGCGAGAGCTTGCCCCAGTACTGGAAAGAATAGTACAAGGTGGAGGTTCTGGTGGTCCAAGTCAAGCAAGTGCAGGAGAATCATCTAAAGGTGGTATCGAACGATTTTTCGACAAGGTCATCATTCATACTGATAGCCCCATTAATGAAGGAGGAGATAACGCCAATAATCCTGATAAACGGGAACGTTTTACCTATTATGGTGGAAATAATTTAGTTATTGCTGCTCGTAATGATGACTGGAAACAAATTAAAAAATTAATTGAAGAATTAGATACTCCACAAAAAACAGTACTTATTGAAGTATTAATAGCAGATTTAACAGTAGAAGATTCACGCACATTAGGTTCTATGATGCGTACTCCGGATAAAGTTCCTCTCCCTGATTCAATAGAATTTCAATCAGCAATGCTTGGACAACCAATACCAAGTGAGTTACCTGCACTACCAACAACAACGATTGAATCTGATCTATTAAGTAATGCCTACAATCCAGATGGAACTCTCGCAAACCCTTCTACAGGAGGAGTCGCCAATATTGCAACTTTTGCAGAATCTGGCACAACGCTTCTTTCACTTAATGATAATGATGGTAAGACGTGGAGCATTTGGGAATTATTGCAATTATTTACCAACTCAAAAATTCTTTCTCATCCTCATGTTATGGCAAGAAACAACAATGTAGCGGTGGTATCTATTGGTCAAACACGATGGCTTACAGATAAAGTAAAAGATATTGCAGGTAACTATTATGGTGGTGCAACAACCATTCAATTAAAGCCTATTTCTGCTAATCTTACCGTGAAAATTACACCACGTATTAGTAGTGCAAGTACCGTTAACCTACAAGTGCTTGTCGAAATAAATGAATTTCTTTCTGATCGCTCTAATACGCAAACTATTAGAAAGCTTGAAACTAATGCAAACATAAAAAATGGCGGCATCTTTGCACTCGGAGGACTCATTAGAACAAGAAGCGCTACGAGTATTAGAGAAGTACCTTTTTTTGGAAGAATTCCTATACTGGGATGGTTTTTTAAAAATAAAAGCAACGATGTAATAAAAAATAATTTAACAGTTTTTATCTCTCCTACAATCATTGAGCCTCGTTTGAGAGAAGGTATTAATGACTATACGCAAGATTATATCAATGTTGCAAAACATGATATTCATTATAATCTTTTTGATTCACTCAAAGACCCGGTGACTCGATGGTTCTTTACGCAAGAACTTGATACAGAAAAAGCAATTGATGAATTTACCGCAAAAGATGTAACACTACCTGCCAATGAAGTTATTAAGAAAAAAGAATACCTAAAAAAATCATTTAATCAACAACGTATTATTGATGCTAGCACTGATATATTAACTCATAAACCTGATGGTACTGTAGCACATAATGATGATAAT
- the pilM gene encoding pilus assembly protein PilM — protein MSNFIKNIFLPEKVKSYYLFSKIVVGIEINKTNIIATKTRIQGTTNTIELIIEEKISEGAAEENLEQTSSTLKIIFSKIGNYDEIHTVLPSSIIVFKELKLPFTSREKISMIIGFEIEPLLPFSLRDTIIDFIITKEIPEENSSEIIVTAVQKHQLIQHMEIFSAIGIKPDVMTVDMISLYGLYKQINNYTQLLGGTVLINITSYSTAIVLIINGQLKTVRTLPKGIILLTKQIAQEMNKNPQEIIDYLLRFGLETVDSPEYSSAIEKSILDWLNPINFTLNSFSTQLLNNQPMTKIIFLGNGALLIKGLIPFIEQKTKISCELFSIESLKQDSQYTIKNSTLITPINVISASATLSLPTTINYNLIQKEFITTDNSLLLKQIIILIVLTIGLFTTLGTHYYLQTRKLKTEIQASEREALTALTTTFKSLESETNLNDAIDEAKKEVEEQQKRWFAFSQQSRASFLQYLLELASKIDKKSIDLTVEQITIFDGILTLKAEVRDHDALKVLERELGQSKLFSAIEPQDNPQFTMKITLATSNEESL, from the coding sequence ATGAGCAATTTTATTAAAAATATATTTTTACCCGAAAAAGTAAAATCTTATTATCTGTTTTCCAAAATAGTTGTTGGTATCGAAATTAATAAAACAAACATAATAGCGACAAAAACTCGTATTCAAGGCACTACAAATACCATAGAATTAATCATTGAAGAAAAAATATCAGAAGGTGCAGCAGAAGAAAATTTAGAACAAACATCATCAACCCTGAAAATAATTTTCTCTAAAATTGGCAACTACGATGAAATACACACGGTATTACCAAGCTCAATCATTGTCTTTAAAGAGCTTAAATTACCATTTACATCGCGAGAAAAGATAAGCATGATTATAGGTTTTGAAATAGAACCATTACTCCCCTTCTCTTTGCGAGATACTATCATTGATTTCATCATCACCAAGGAAATTCCTGAAGAAAATAGCTCAGAAATAATTGTTACTGCGGTGCAAAAACACCAACTAATACAACATATGGAAATTTTTTCTGCCATAGGAATAAAGCCGGACGTTATGACTGTTGATATGATTTCACTCTATGGACTTTATAAACAGATAAATAATTACACACAATTGCTAGGTGGCACAGTATTAATTAATATAACAAGTTATTCAACTGCTATTGTCCTTATAATTAACGGACAACTAAAAACTGTACGCACCTTACCAAAAGGTATTATTCTTCTTACAAAACAAATTGCCCAAGAAATGAATAAAAATCCTCAAGAAATTATAGATTATTTATTACGATTTGGTCTTGAAACGGTTGATTCGCCTGAATATTCTTCTGCAATAGAAAAATCAATCTTAGACTGGTTAAACCCTATTAATTTTACTCTCAACTCTTTTTCTACACAATTGCTTAATAATCAACCTATGACAAAAATTATTTTCCTTGGCAACGGAGCTCTACTTATTAAAGGTCTTATTCCTTTTATAGAACAAAAAACTAAAATTTCTTGTGAACTATTCAGCATAGAAAGCCTTAAACAAGATTCACAATATACAATCAAAAATAGTACGCTAATAACACCGATTAATGTTATTAGCGCTAGTGCAACTCTATCTCTCCCTACAACTATAAATTATAATCTTATACAAAAAGAATTTATAACAACAGACAATTCCTTACTGCTAAAACAAATAATTATTCTCATAGTTCTAACAATAGGACTATTTACTACATTGGGCACTCATTATTATTTACAAACAAGAAAATTAAAAACCGAAATTCAAGCATCTGAACGAGAAGCGCTTACAGCACTTACAACAACATTCAAGTCATTAGAAAGTGAAACAAATTTAAATGATGCAATTGATGAAGCAAAAAAAGAAGTAGAAGAACAACAAAAACGATGGTTTGCCTTTTCTCAGCAATCGCGTGCCTCTTTTTTACAATATTTACTGGAGCTTGCTTCCAAAATTGATAAAAAAAGTATTGATCTTACTGTGGAGCAGATTACTATATTTGACGGTATTTTAACACTTAAAGCTGAAGTACGCGATCATGATGCGTTAAAAGTTCTTGAACGCGAATTAGGACAATCAAAATTATTTAGCGCTATTGAACCACAAGATAATCCACAATTTACTATGAAAATAACCTTAGCAACAAGCAATGAGGAATCTTTATGA